The genomic segment TGGAGAAAAGTGTTGGCATATTCCCTTGTAGTCGTGATAATTGTCTTTGGGCTAACAAATAACGTGATCCAAGTGCTTTCATTTTGAGACCTCTTGCAAAGTGATCATATCTATATTTGTATGATGTTTTGCACTATTTCAACTACATGCAATGATGGCATTTAACATTTTCAAACTTTAATCCTTGTCAGGACGAGTGGGTAATCTCTCGAGTCTTTCAGAAGAGCTGCAGTGGAGCTGCGAGCGGCGGAAGCGGAAGCGGAAGCGCCCCCAAGAAAAACCGCTTCAGCACCACTATCAATCTCTACACAGAAGCTAGCTCCCCATCTTCAGTCTCCCTCCCTCCCCTCCTTGATGCTACCACTACTCTTACCACTGCTGCATCCACCACTACTCTCAATGACCGTGACAGCTGCTCTTATGACAGCCACACTCAACACGAGCACGTGTCCTGTTTCTCCACCATCGCAGCTGCTGCTTCTGCCGCAGCCAAGCATAACAGTAATAACTTTGATCTTGCTCCACTGCCTCCACCTCCAATGACCGATTCATTCTCAAGATTCCCAAGAAACACCGGTGCCAATGGTTTCCCAAGTTTGAGGTCTCTTCAGGAAAATCTTCAGCTGCCattctttttttcctccccACCCTCTGCCGCGGCAATACCACCTTTTCATGGCGGTGGTGCTGCAATGAATTGGATGGTGAACCCTGAAGAGGGAAGGTTTGATGGTACCGGTGCTGGTATGGGAGCTGGTGGAAGGGTGGCAATGGGTCCTACCGAGCTTG from the Populus nigra chromosome 9, ddPopNigr1.1, whole genome shotgun sequence genome contains:
- the LOC133702707 gene encoding protein CUP-SHAPED COTYLEDON 2, which produces MESYHHFDSGDAHLPPGFRFHPTDEELITYYLLKKVLDSNFTGRAIAEVDLNKCEPWELPGKAKMGEKEWYFFNLRDRKYPTGLRTNRATEAGYWKATGKDREIYSSKTGALVGMKKTLVFYRGRAPKGEKSNWVMHEYRLEGKFAYHYLSRCSKDEWVISRVFQKSCSGAASGGSGSGSAPKKNRFSTTINLYTEASSPSSVSLPPLLDATTTLTTAASTTTLNDRDSCSYDSHTQHEHVSCFSTIAAAASAAAKHNSNNFDLAPLPPPPMTDSFSRFPRNTGANGFPSLRSLQENLQLPFFFSSPPSAAAIPPFHGGGAAMNWMVNPEEGRFDGTGAGMGAGGRVAMGPTELDCMWTY